A window of Leptospira stimsonii contains these coding sequences:
- a CDS encoding alpha/beta fold hydrolase, with product MKNKISALRSTRLTTTFLLLLIVSTSFYSCSAALVNSALYFERYQSNLETKEIQVGSYKWTYLEGGTGETILLVHGFGGDKDNWTRFVRTLTNSYHVVIPDLPGFGENDRKPEDEYSIRTQVSRLDDFTRALGLGKFHIIGNSMGGSISGVYAATYPDKILTLGLLDSAGVKSPIPSELSVYLSKGRNPLVANNDEEFDFLLNFIFVKPPAIPSFLKGYFAEKSIRNREFNEKIYKDLRLNLSVLEERMKSIHARTLIVWGDTDRVIHISSSDVLLKGIQNSTRVIMKDCGHSPMLERPTETAGIYSKFLKGESDLSSGLK from the coding sequence ATGAAAAATAAAATTTCCGCACTTCGTAGTACTCGCCTTACGACTACCTTTCTTCTTTTATTGATCGTATCCACTTCGTTTTATTCTTGTTCGGCGGCCCTTGTTAACTCCGCTCTCTACTTCGAGCGATACCAATCGAACTTGGAAACAAAAGAAATTCAAGTTGGCTCTTACAAGTGGACCTATCTTGAAGGAGGGACGGGTGAGACGATCCTTTTAGTCCATGGTTTTGGTGGTGATAAGGACAATTGGACACGGTTTGTAAGAACGCTTACGAATTCCTATCACGTCGTCATTCCCGATCTTCCCGGGTTCGGAGAAAATGATCGAAAGCCCGAAGACGAATATTCGATTCGCACGCAAGTTTCTCGTTTGGACGATTTCACAAGAGCGCTTGGGTTGGGTAAGTTTCATATCATCGGAAATTCGATGGGAGGTTCCATCTCCGGAGTGTATGCGGCGACGTATCCGGATAAGATTCTGACGCTCGGACTTTTGGATTCCGCGGGAGTCAAGTCTCCGATTCCGAGCGAACTTTCGGTTTATCTATCGAAAGGAAGAAATCCGCTCGTTGCAAACAACGATGAGGAATTCGACTTTCTTCTGAATTTTATTTTTGTAAAGCCGCCGGCCATCCCTTCCTTCTTAAAAGGTTATTTTGCGGAAAAGTCGATTCGAAATCGTGAGTTTAACGAGAAGATCTATAAGGATCTTCGTTTGAATCTGTCCGTGTTAGAAGAAAGAATGAAATCGATTCATGCACGAACCTTGATCGTTTGGGGAGATACGGATCGTGTCATTCATATTAGCTCCTCGGACGTTTTACTCAAAGGGATCCAAAATTCAACTCGAGTCATTATGAAGGACTGCGGACATAGCCCTATGCTGGAGCGTCCAACGGAAACTGCAGGGATCTATTCGAAATTCCTAAAAGGAGAATCGGATCTTTCTTCAGGGTTGAAATAG
- a CDS encoding cyclic nucleotide-binding domain-containing protein: protein MQHTKEEILKQIYLFSNFTEDELSSIAEKTEYKVYEQGDAIFHEGNEAKAFFVVIYGTLKVLTSTEKGDDVNVTTIATGDHFGELPFLDPGKRSASVEAMERSELLRIPYDHLNDVFSKDPKASLKFYQSISHFLAKRLRMLTQDLTYARELRKRFTI from the coding sequence ATGCAACATACAAAAGAAGAAATTCTAAAACAGATTTATCTATTTTCCAATTTTACGGAAGACGAATTGAGTTCGATCGCCGAGAAGACGGAATACAAAGTTTATGAACAAGGCGACGCCATCTTCCACGAAGGCAACGAAGCAAAAGCGTTTTTTGTGGTCATCTATGGAACCCTAAAGGTTCTCACTTCCACGGAAAAAGGAGACGACGTGAACGTGACTACGATCGCAACAGGAGATCATTTCGGTGAACTTCCGTTTTTGGATCCAGGAAAACGTTCCGCATCGGTGGAAGCGATGGAACGATCCGAACTCTTAAGAATTCCTTATGACCATCTCAACGACGTTTTCTCAAAGGACCCAAAAGCGTCCTTGAAATTCTACCAATCGATTTCGCATTTCTTAGCAAAACGGTTGAGAATGTTGACCCAAGACTTGACATACGCAAGAGAGCTTAGAAAAAGATTTACGATCTGA